One window from the genome of Bacillus weihaiensis encodes:
- the nhaC gene encoding Na+/H+ antiporter NhaC yields MNRTKQIHFTEALVILALILGMIFTSLFVWKAEPHVALLACILVVSFIGIMKGFSWKELEASLVKGVQSGVQPILVLSLIGILIGAWMSSGTIPTIMTYALTIINPSYLLITALFSCMVISSLVGSSFTTVSTVGVALMGAGMAVGLPLEWVAGAVISGACFGDKMSPMSDTTNFASGVSSVKLFTHIRHMANTTVPSMIITVIIFFIMGRFAEINTASIDDTANMISIMKENVHVHFSTLLSPLLVILLASRKVPVIPSLAAGIITAGLTAFLIQGVQISEFLQILQNGTSFAIDHEVVANMLNRGGLQSMMWSISLILIAFAFGGLLEGLHIIQVLLKGFIERIHHKGSLIASTAASSIGVNLLTGEQYLSILIPGQSFKELYDKLHLDRKYLSRTLEDGGTLINPLIPWGVSGAFFAQTLGVSVLEFLPFAFFLYLSLLFTIGYGFFTKRV; encoded by the coding sequence ATGAACAGAACAAAACAAATTCATTTTACAGAAGCATTGGTGATTTTAGCACTTATATTAGGCATGATCTTTACAAGCCTATTCGTTTGGAAGGCTGAACCTCATGTTGCCTTATTAGCTTGTATACTAGTTGTTTCATTCATCGGAATAATGAAAGGGTTCAGCTGGAAAGAGTTAGAAGCTAGTCTTGTTAAGGGTGTGCAAAGTGGTGTGCAGCCCATTTTAGTATTATCCCTAATTGGTATATTAATAGGAGCATGGATGAGTAGTGGGACGATCCCGACAATAATGACGTATGCCTTAACCATCATTAACCCAAGCTATCTACTCATCACAGCCCTTTTTTCATGTATGGTAATTTCCTCATTAGTAGGAAGTTCCTTTACGACGGTTAGTACGGTAGGTGTAGCCTTAATGGGAGCAGGAATGGCAGTTGGACTCCCATTAGAATGGGTCGCAGGTGCTGTCATTTCTGGGGCTTGTTTTGGTGACAAGATGTCTCCTATGTCTGATACAACAAATTTCGCCTCAGGTGTCTCCTCAGTAAAGTTATTTACTCATATAAGACATATGGCGAATACCACTGTACCTAGCATGATTATCACGGTTATTATCTTTTTTATAATGGGGCGTTTTGCAGAAATAAATACGGCTTCAATAGATGATACGGCAAATATGATTTCGATTATGAAGGAAAATGTACATGTTCATTTTAGTACATTACTATCTCCTCTACTGGTAATCCTTTTAGCAAGTAGGAAAGTACCGGTTATTCCATCATTAGCTGCCGGGATCATTACTGCTGGTCTTACTGCCTTTCTTATCCAAGGCGTGCAAATTAGCGAATTTCTTCAGATTCTACAAAATGGAACGAGTTTTGCTATTGATCATGAAGTTGTTGCAAATATGCTCAATCGTGGTGGATTACAATCCATGATGTGGTCCATCTCTTTAATTTTGATAGCATTTGCCTTTGGAGGATTACTTGAGGGATTACACATCATTCAAGTTTTATTAAAAGGATTCATTGAACGAATTCACCATAAAGGATCCTTAATTGCCTCAACTGCAGCTTCCTCTATCGGGGTAAATTTATTAACTGGAGAGCAATACTTATCCATCCTTATTCCAGGGCAATCTTTTAAAGAGTTATATGATAAATTACATCTTGATCGAAAATATTTATCACGCACACTAGAAGATGGTGGAACGTTAATTAATCCATTAATTCCATGGGGAGTAAGCGGTGCTTTCTTTGCTCAAACGTTAGGTGTGTCAGTGCTGGAATTCCTACCTTTTGCTTTCTTCCTTTACCTATCACTTCTCTTTACAATTGGGTATGGATTTTTTACAAAACGAGTTTAA